The Leptospira brenneri genome includes a window with the following:
- a CDS encoding response regulator, translating to MSQKKALIVDDSTVTRLMIRKIILDKFPNWEILEANSADNAKSVLVDHPNIDFFSLDQNMPGDISGLDLAEELRNKYKKTKIVLVTANIQDAIKNRALSIGIDFVEKPVSPEKILPHLD from the coding sequence ATGTCACAAAAAAAAGCGTTAATCGTAGACGATAGCACAGTCACTCGTTTGATGATTCGAAAAATAATTTTAGATAAATTCCCCAATTGGGAAATTTTAGAGGCAAATTCTGCCGATAATGCAAAGTCCGTTTTGGTCGATCACCCAAACATTGATTTTTTCAGTTTGGATCAAAATATGCCAGGGGATATTTCTGGATTGGATTTGGCAGAAGAACTTAGAAATAAATATAAAAAAACCAAAATTGTCTTAGTCACAGCTAACATTCAAGATGCGATTAAAAACAGAGCATTGTCGATTGGAATTGATTTTGTAGAAAAACCTGTTTCGCCAGAAAAAATCCTCCCGCACTTGGACTAA
- a CDS encoding MORN repeat-containing protein → MCEGENCRNGRFQVTYENGDHFDGVFLEDVKHGSGIYQYANGDVFEGEYRFGYKEGSGTYRYQNGDKFIGMYSKGKRQGLGKYIYSDGLVLEGNWENNQLQGSARIVNAKGSLVLEGIWKNSRWMGITPTPASTNTIEVSNPE, encoded by the coding sequence ATTTGTGAAGGGGAAAATTGCAGGAATGGGCGATTCCAGGTTACCTATGAAAATGGTGATCACTTTGACGGAGTTTTTTTAGAAGACGTGAAACATGGATCCGGGATTTACCAATACGCCAACGGCGATGTTTTTGAAGGTGAATACCGATTTGGGTATAAAGAAGGCTCCGGAACCTATCGGTATCAGAACGGGGATAAATTCATTGGAATGTATTCTAAAGGAAAACGTCAAGGTCTAGGAAAATACATTTATTCAGATGGTTTGGTATTGGAAGGTAATTGGGAAAACAATCAATTGCAGGGTTCGGCAAGGATTGTAAATGCAAAGGGTAGTTTGGTTTTAGAAGGAATCTGGAAAAACAGCCGGTGGATGGGAATCACACCGACTCCGGCATCAACCAATACTATCGAAGTTTCGAACCCCGAGTGA
- the metF gene encoding methylenetetrahydrofolate reductase [NAD(P)H]: MHISQILGKKQTTISFEFFPPKNQEASEDLFRNIQELSQMNPAYVSVTYGAGGSTRDLTHDLVVKLQEKTGLTIISHLTCVGSTKDEIKEILKRYQKSGIHNIMALRGDPPKGQTEFQQTENGFAFAGELVGFIKKEFPEMGIGVAGFPEGHPSTPNRLKEIDHLKWKIDQGADYICTQMFFNNHYFYDFVERCEIAGIKVPIIAGIMPVTSRKGMARMAELSLGTSFPAKLLKSLSRAEDDTYAENVGIHWATEQVRDLLDHKIAGIHMYTLNKSKATRKIYESLGVRNFDSIG; the protein is encoded by the coding sequence ATGCATATTTCTCAGATCCTAGGTAAAAAACAAACGACCATCAGCTTCGAATTTTTCCCTCCAAAAAATCAGGAAGCTTCTGAGGATTTGTTTCGAAACATCCAAGAACTGTCCCAAATGAACCCAGCTTACGTAAGTGTTACTTATGGGGCTGGTGGCTCCACAAGAGACCTAACCCATGACTTGGTTGTAAAACTCCAAGAAAAAACAGGTCTAACAATTATTAGTCACCTTACTTGTGTTGGATCCACTAAAGACGAAATCAAAGAAATCCTCAAACGATACCAAAAAAGTGGGATTCATAATATTATGGCTTTGCGTGGTGATCCACCCAAAGGACAAACAGAATTCCAACAGACTGAAAACGGATTTGCTTTTGCTGGTGAACTAGTCGGTTTTATCAAAAAAGAATTTCCTGAAATGGGGATTGGTGTTGCAGGATTTCCAGAAGGACACCCTTCCACTCCCAACCGCTTAAAAGAAATTGATCACCTTAAATGGAAAATTGACCAAGGTGCGGATTACATTTGTACACAAATGTTTTTTAACAATCACTACTTCTATGATTTTGTAGAACGATGTGAAATTGCAGGAATCAAAGTTCCCATCATTGCTGGAATTATGCCAGTCACTTCCAGAAAAGGAATGGCGAGAATGGCTGAGTTGTCTTTAGGAACGAGTTTTCCAGCAAAACTTTTAAAATCTCTTTCCCGAGCGGAAGATGATACTTATGCAGAAAATGTCGGAATCCATTGGGCAACAGAACAAGTTAGAGATTTGTTAGATCATAAAATTGCCGGAATTCATATGTATACGCTTAACAAGTCGAAGGCGACTAGAAAAATCTATGAATCACTCGGGGTTCGAAACTTCGATAGTATTGGTTGA
- a CDS encoding SDR family NAD(P)-dependent oxidoreductase, whose protein sequence is MKLSGNTIFITGCGMGIGALTAERLAKEGNDIIGVDIKLPLLKEIQNKVESLGRKFYGFACDLSKESEIESLIKQIQKKRLEYQILINNAGIAPSGAYEGKDFSVWSKAIQINVNAPMKLVYLSLPILQKQKEAAIINLASIAGKFGTEGTVTYSATKHAMVGFSQALKMELFETQIGVSWICPTMVNTRMIDGVKPSLFTPVIEPPQVADAIVYAIKKNPGEVMVPSYLRMSIVILPALFPKFSLWLAVKTKASKGWLVANKGLEKNIPV, encoded by the coding sequence ATGAAACTATCAGGAAATACAATATTTATCACTGGATGCGGAATGGGAATCGGTGCTTTGACGGCAGAACGATTGGCAAAAGAAGGAAATGATATCATCGGTGTTGATATCAAATTACCTCTATTAAAAGAAATTCAAAATAAAGTAGAATCATTAGGTAGGAAATTTTATGGTTTTGCCTGTGATCTTTCCAAAGAGTCTGAAATAGAATCTCTCATCAAACAAATCCAAAAAAAACGTTTAGAGTATCAAATTTTGATTAACAATGCTGGAATCGCTCCCAGTGGTGCCTATGAAGGAAAGGACTTTTCTGTTTGGAGTAAGGCCATTCAAATCAATGTAAATGCCCCAATGAAATTGGTTTATCTTTCTCTTCCCATCTTACAAAAGCAAAAAGAGGCTGCCATCATCAACCTAGCAAGTATCGCCGGAAAGTTTGGAACAGAAGGAACGGTAACTTACTCAGCAACAAAACATGCTATGGTTGGTTTTTCCCAAGCCCTTAAAATGGAACTTTTTGAAACACAAATAGGTGTTAGTTGGATCTGCCCCACAATGGTAAATACTAGAATGATTGACGGTGTCAAACCATCCCTTTTTACCCCAGTCATAGAACCCCCTCAGGTCGCCGACGCCATTGTATACGCGATCAAAAAGAACCCAGGGGAAGTTATGGTACCTTCTTACTTAAGAATGTCCATTGTCATCCTTCCGGCTCTATTTCCTAAGTTTTCCCTCTGGCTCGCTGTGAAAACAAAAGCATCAAAAGGTTGGCTTGTGGCAAACAAGGGACTTGAGAAAAATATTCCTGTTTAG
- a CDS encoding biotin--[acetyl-CoA-carboxylase] ligase produces the protein MEYRLLKSELGHRLSSVTSTNEWIRNHEIPFGSWVIADEQTAGKGRGQNVWQSLGEDPLIFSGKIRISAAEISLPLLSIFVSSAVLKSIFLFFPERETDTTVKWPNDIYRNDKKVGGILVQSEFTNGVFDVVIGIGLNFFGTTIPETLKDKATFLCDAPLAEGVLERFVNQLIFDLNQSVISLLDQGQILKDLVWIEDHSLLKHKVIETEWQSRMVRGRVLGIDELGFLLIMTETGEKIELMDTSPKFRII, from the coding sequence ATGGAATATAGATTGTTAAAATCAGAATTGGGCCACAGACTTTCTTCGGTCACGTCAACCAACGAATGGATTCGTAATCATGAAATTCCCTTTGGTTCTTGGGTGATTGCAGATGAACAAACTGCAGGTAAGGGTCGTGGCCAAAATGTTTGGCAATCGTTAGGCGAAGATCCTTTGATTTTTTCAGGCAAAATCAGAATATCTGCTGCAGAGATTTCCCTTCCTCTATTATCTATTTTTGTATCTTCAGCAGTCTTAAAATCAATCTTTCTTTTTTTTCCAGAACGAGAAACTGACACTACAGTGAAGTGGCCTAATGATATTTATCGTAACGATAAAAAAGTAGGTGGTATTTTGGTTCAGTCTGAATTTACTAACGGGGTTTTTGATGTCGTTATTGGAATTGGTCTAAATTTTTTTGGAACTACAATCCCTGAAACTCTGAAAGATAAAGCTACATTTTTATGTGATGCACCTCTTGCTGAAGGTGTTTTAGAACGGTTTGTCAATCAGTTAATCTTTGATCTCAACCAATCGGTGATTTCGTTACTCGACCAAGGACAAATTCTCAAAGACTTAGTGTGGATTGAGGATCATTCATTATTAAAACATAAGGTAATCGAAACCGAGTGGCAATCAAGAATGGTCAGAGGTCGTGTTTTGGGAATTGATGAATTAGGATTCCTTCTCATTATGACCGAAACCGGCGAAAAGATTGAACTGATGGACACTTCACCTAAATTTCGGATTATTTAA
- a CDS encoding type III pantothenate kinase, whose translation MSESPLLLVIDVGNTNTVFGVFREGEDTPDFHKRTVTRRDRTSDELGLFLKGFLTQENVKADRVKKAIYSSVVPSLNPIVERMLEDWFDVNPLRVHYQMNLNFGISYPRPFEIGADRLVNAAYCAKTYPGKKAILVDLGTATTFCVISEKPEYVGGVIAPGLKISMDALTRNTAQLPPIVFGSPKRVLGESTVESIQAGFFFGWIGLLKEIVRAIKEEHPGDYVVVGTGGLVTTIHASHNQVFDEIDPMMTLKGLKILADLNA comes from the coding sequence ATGTCAGAATCACCATTATTATTAGTTATCGATGTAGGAAATACAAACACAGTATTCGGTGTGTTTCGTGAGGGAGAAGACACTCCCGACTTCCACAAAAGAACGGTCACAAGAAGAGACCGAACCTCCGATGAACTTGGCCTTTTCCTAAAGGGATTTTTGACTCAGGAAAATGTAAAAGCCGATCGAGTGAAAAAGGCAATTTATTCAAGCGTTGTTCCTTCTTTAAATCCAATTGTGGAACGTATGTTGGAGGATTGGTTTGATGTGAATCCTTTACGTGTTCACTACCAAATGAATCTTAATTTTGGAATTAGTTATCCTCGTCCTTTTGAGATCGGTGCGGACAGATTGGTCAATGCTGCTTATTGTGCAAAAACCTATCCTGGAAAAAAAGCCATCCTTGTCGATTTAGGTACTGCAACCACCTTTTGTGTGATCAGCGAAAAACCTGAATATGTCGGTGGTGTGATTGCCCCCGGTCTTAAAATTTCTATGGATGCTTTAACTCGTAATACGGCACAACTTCCCCCTATAGTTTTTGGTTCTCCAAAGCGAGTGTTAGGCGAATCTACTGTTGAATCCATCCAAGCAGGATTTTTCTTTGGTTGGATTGGCCTTTTGAAGGAAATTGTTAGGGCGATCAAAGAAGAACATCCAGGGGATTACGTAGTTGTCGGTACTGGTGGGCTTGTTACAACCATCCATGCTTCGCATAACCAAGTGTTTGACGAAATAGATCCTATGATGACTTTAAAAGGACTCAAAATCCTTGCAGACTTAAATGCCTAA
- a CDS encoding SGNH/GDSL hydrolase family protein, with amino-acid sequence MKGFLIFKIYFIPFITINLFFGCYHSDKPNNQYLSLLGGISLERRITIVGDSLGQWSDGFGLKSKLPSEFKVTDISVAGYTTEDWLQNKNRMNEIPTDLWIIELGTNDAMVYGTNGFESRTKELISFLESAQTSRILVTAIPLTNMVSIQETIRTNNQILRNLKDTKPNVDYVEIESIFETYSGSLPLYPVSDPIHPNQIGYELMGEAYRKKILGI; translated from the coding sequence ATGAAAGGTTTCCTTATTTTCAAAATTTACTTTATTCCTTTCATTACCATAAATTTGTTCTTTGGATGTTATCATTCAGATAAACCAAACAATCAATACCTATCGTTACTCGGAGGAATTTCATTGGAACGCCGCATTACAATTGTAGGGGATTCTTTAGGCCAATGGTCAGATGGTTTTGGATTAAAATCAAAACTCCCTTCCGAATTCAAAGTAACAGATATTTCAGTAGCTGGTTACACAACGGAAGATTGGTTACAAAATAAAAATCGTATGAACGAAATCCCTACCGATCTCTGGATCATTGAACTGGGTACAAATGATGCCATGGTATATGGAACAAACGGATTTGAATCTAGAACGAAGGAACTTATTTCTTTTTTAGAATCCGCACAAACATCAAGGATACTCGTTACGGCAATTCCTTTGACCAATATGGTCTCAATTCAAGAAACAATCCGCACGAACAACCAAATCCTTCGCAATCTAAAGGATACAAAACCAAATGTCGATTATGTTGAAATCGAATCTATTTTTGAAACTTATTCCGGTAGTCTTCCTTTATATCCCGTTTCCGACCCCATCCATCCCAACCAAATCGGATATGAACTTATGGGTGAGGCCTACCGAAAAAAGATCTTAGGCATTTAA
- a CDS encoding ArnT family glycosyltransferase, translated as MAYASFLIISALFFFQVWINLDVFPVVWPDEVLFFSPSLSFAKSGHLQTEVLSGLIPGMESKTLWMPPVYFLFSGFSLSVFPDTLTTVRILNVLIVYLTGLGFYVLLRRESVSPIASQIAFVSVLWEPLLFRFGTAARMEGLTAFLFIISLLFATNRDKSKFYFVFLAGVSLSLSSLSHPIGASFGLVTAYLVWKNFGWKSFPWFIMGGILPILCWLYYIHPDWNWFEIQFGAQLTRKRNLLGNFTLIDKIKVFSFGFGFSKLRLFLILTELAALVWITYQSFKENRKLNQKWILFWIWILSVFISLYTSSEGWYVFHILFPLAFGMALLYDSKQNISQLALAGILLSLTSLVYTNHIHWFQTDSKKILESHFQHLEMSLANSKSVYLQALPDPYFHLRQRRPDLNLLEFIPGELDIPSESYIRTIQSRDSFVFYDDQLMNSVIKDFLKKSSWKREEWEIPVPGKHWLHYKTIVYTKK; from the coding sequence GTGGCTTACGCCTCGTTTCTCATTATCTCTGCTTTATTTTTTTTCCAGGTTTGGATCAACTTGGATGTTTTCCCTGTCGTTTGGCCGGATGAGGTTTTATTTTTCTCACCATCTCTATCTTTTGCCAAAAGTGGGCATTTACAAACCGAAGTTTTGAGTGGTCTCATTCCCGGAATGGAATCCAAAACCCTCTGGATGCCACCTGTATACTTTCTTTTTTCTGGATTCTCTTTATCCGTTTTTCCAGACACCCTAACAACAGTTCGTATTTTAAATGTTTTGATCGTTTATCTAACGGGACTCGGTTTTTATGTATTGTTACGGAGAGAGTCCGTTTCTCCGATCGCAAGCCAAATTGCCTTTGTTAGTGTTTTATGGGAACCTCTCCTTTTTCGTTTTGGGACTGCCGCCAGGATGGAAGGACTCACCGCTTTTCTTTTTATTATTAGCCTTCTCTTCGCAACTAACAGAGATAAATCGAAATTTTATTTTGTTTTTTTAGCAGGAGTTTCACTTTCTCTTTCTTCGCTCTCCCATCCAATAGGAGCATCTTTTGGACTAGTGACCGCTTATTTGGTTTGGAAAAACTTTGGATGGAAATCTTTTCCTTGGTTCATCATGGGTGGAATTTTACCCATTCTATGTTGGTTGTATTACATTCATCCAGATTGGAATTGGTTTGAAATCCAATTTGGTGCCCAACTTACTAGAAAACGAAATTTACTGGGAAACTTTACACTCATTGATAAGATAAAAGTATTTTCTTTTGGGTTCGGATTTTCAAAATTACGTTTGTTTCTCATCTTAACAGAACTTGCAGCACTTGTTTGGATTACTTATCAATCATTCAAAGAAAATCGAAAACTAAATCAAAAATGGATTCTTTTTTGGATTTGGATCCTTTCCGTTTTTATTTCTTTATATACATCTTCCGAAGGATGGTATGTCTTCCACATCCTTTTCCCTCTAGCGTTTGGAATGGCATTATTATATGATTCCAAACAAAATATTTCACAACTAGCTCTAGCGGGAATTTTGTTATCACTCACAAGTTTAGTTTATACAAATCATATTCATTGGTTTCAAACCGATTCTAAAAAAATACTCGAATCACATTTCCAACATTTAGAAATGAGTTTGGCAAATTCAAAATCTGTTTATCTACAAGCACTTCCAGATCCTTACTTTCATTTACGACAAAGAAGACCAGATTTAAATCTTTTAGAATTTATCCCTGGAGAACTGGACATTCCATCAGAATCTTACATAAGGACAATTCAATCACGAGATAGCTTTGTATTCTATGACGATCAATTGATGAATTCTGTGATCAAAGATTTTCTAAAGAAGTCATCTTGGAAAAGAGAGGAATGGGAGATTCCGGTTCCAGGCAAGCACTGGTTACACTATAAAACCATTGTTTATACAAAAAAATGA
- a CDS encoding STAS domain-containing protein: MEIKTKKIGKHTLVHLNGRLDITHSDEVEAKLADDVQNGEGDIIINLELISYISSSGIRIFVGMVRELDKQGRKLKLCCITPPVKKVFDVVELLDLFEVFETEQEAVSSLSK; this comes from the coding sequence TTGGAAATAAAGACCAAAAAAATCGGAAAGCACACACTCGTTCACCTTAACGGTCGTTTGGACATTACCCATTCGGATGAAGTGGAGGCCAAATTGGCCGACGACGTGCAGAACGGTGAGGGCGATATCATTATCAACCTGGAACTTATCTCCTACATCTCTTCTTCTGGAATTCGTATTTTTGTGGGGATGGTTCGAGAGTTGGACAAACAAGGTAGAAAGTTGAAACTTTGCTGCATCACTCCACCTGTGAAAAAGGTGTTTGATGTCGTAGAACTTTTGGATCTGTTTGAAGTCTTCGAAACGGAACAAGAAGCCGTTAGCTCTCTTTCCAAATAA
- a CDS encoding site-specific integrase, whose product MLNNDLNLPILLPQVLTVDAMTLDNRLIDQSEVRTLLFRLRAKNYLHYLIIKFLVCTGLSLPELIHLKISDFNQERNLFKLKNGGRLRRRKIFIEPNLALELYRYSSEFSPSDYLFPGRYGKLRTRTIQKILKNASRLISREIHIPFLRDVIALDLFKKGFPVWEIQEFLGHRTTRSTKLRILLHIPVEERTDPRLFNRNKNQAA is encoded by the coding sequence ATGCTAAATAATGATTTGAATCTACCAATCCTACTCCCACAAGTTCTAACGGTTGATGCCATGACACTTGACAATCGTTTGATTGACCAATCAGAAGTGCGGACTCTTTTATTTAGACTCCGAGCAAAGAACTACCTTCATTACTTAATTATCAAATTTTTAGTTTGTACCGGACTATCACTCCCGGAACTCATTCATCTCAAAATCTCCGACTTCAACCAAGAAAGGAATCTTTTCAAATTAAAGAACGGTGGTCGTTTGCGAAGACGAAAGATTTTCATTGAACCTAATCTAGCATTAGAACTCTACAGGTATTCTTCCGAATTCTCACCCTCCGATTATCTATTTCCTGGTCGTTATGGAAAACTGAGAACCAGGACGATTCAAAAAATTCTAAAGAATGCAAGCCGCCTGATCTCAAGAGAAATCCATATCCCATTTCTTCGTGATGTCATTGCATTAGACCTATTCAAAAAAGGTTTTCCTGTTTGGGAAATCCAAGAGTTTTTGGGACATAGAACCACTCGTTCTACCAAGCTAAGAATATTATTGCACATTCCGGTCGAAGAACGAACAGATCCGCGACTTTTTAATCGAAACAAAAACCAGGCAGCGTAA
- a CDS encoding toxic anion resistance protein, producing MDSLELKTNDPELQLTKEDLQKVEELTGQIQLSNPNDIVSYGASAQAKVSEFADKVLSEIKTKDSGYAGELLNNLLFKITDLNLDSFAGEGNTLSKIPLIGGLFDASRKFLAKFEDLQTQIEKIVEELHTARTNLTKDITLLQALYEKNLEYFKEIQVYIAAGDKKVQELRDKILPEMLAKAKAQGDTLASQQYQDMVQMVDRFEKKIHDLKLTRILSLQTGPQIRLIQNGNQVLVEKIQSSILNTIPLWKNQIVIALGLLRQRKALEAQKQVSKTTNDLIQKNAEMLKTGTVEIARESEKGIIEIETLKTVNQQLITTITETLKIQEEGRQKRKTAEQEMIKIESEIKQKLLESK from the coding sequence ATGGACTCTTTGGAACTGAAAACGAATGACCCGGAACTACAACTGACAAAGGAAGATTTACAGAAAGTTGAGGAACTTACCGGACAGATACAACTTAGCAATCCGAACGATATAGTTTCTTATGGAGCTTCGGCCCAAGCCAAGGTTTCGGAATTTGCCGATAAAGTTTTATCAGAGATCAAAACCAAAGATTCTGGGTATGCGGGTGAACTTCTAAATAACCTGTTATTCAAAATCACCGATTTGAATTTGGATAGTTTTGCCGGCGAAGGGAACACTTTGTCCAAAATTCCTTTGATCGGAGGACTTTTCGATGCTTCTCGGAAGTTTCTCGCTAAGTTTGAAGATTTACAAACCCAAATTGAGAAAATCGTAGAAGAACTTCATACTGCAAGGACCAACCTTACAAAAGACATCACTCTATTGCAGGCTCTATATGAAAAAAACTTGGAGTATTTTAAAGAAATCCAAGTGTACATTGCTGCCGGAGATAAAAAGGTTCAAGAATTAAGAGACAAAATCCTTCCAGAAATGTTGGCAAAAGCAAAAGCCCAAGGGGACACTCTCGCATCACAACAATACCAAGATATGGTGCAAATGGTGGATCGGTTTGAGAAAAAGATCCATGATTTGAAACTCACTCGTATCCTTTCTTTACAAACGGGGCCACAGATTCGACTCATCCAAAACGGGAACCAGGTCCTTGTGGAAAAAATTCAAAGTTCAATATTGAACACAATTCCTCTTTGGAAAAATCAAATTGTCATCGCATTAGGATTGTTACGCCAAAGAAAAGCTTTGGAAGCACAAAAACAAGTTTCCAAAACAACCAATGATCTAATTCAAAAAAATGCAGAAATGTTAAAAACGGGAACTGTTGAAATTGCCAGAGAGTCCGAAAAAGGAATCATTGAAATTGAAACATTAAAAACAGTAAACCAACAGTTGATCACTACGATTACCGAAACTTTAAAAATCCAAGAAGAAGGTCGTCAAAAACGAAAAACTGCGGAACAAGAAATGATCAAAATCGAATCAGAAATCAAACAAAAACTTTTGGAATCAAAATAG
- a CDS encoding DUF4870 domain-containing protein produces MTEVQLEQNQEEKKWARRAHLSTILTYPMALLPFPFFISSLGAMVYPFVMWLSRNKSSYSAKQSLEAMYLQALLSLGFFGFGAKFGDDRVLLVFSYVLMAFLHAVFLGIAIYRTTIGKAHHYPFSFFPLLFSSNTTKENWSELKKKFEDKVEFTEYKSQMEKLDGFRLLTEKESKSLTDVTLQGLCNEYLHSLSDLRVKLAEDPLSYRKAKQFLNYFPETVSKIINQYNKVSSDVGSSESEKRKTELNSLLSEVIKTTEQVRNKLKADETLNLDVEITAMKKNIEFGGY; encoded by the coding sequence ATGACTGAAGTGCAATTGGAACAAAATCAAGAGGAGAAAAAATGGGCCAGACGTGCCCATCTTTCCACTATTTTAACTTATCCTATGGCATTATTGCCTTTTCCTTTTTTTATCTCATCTCTTGGAGCGATGGTTTATCCATTTGTAATGTGGCTTTCGAGAAATAAGTCATCTTACTCCGCCAAACAATCATTAGAGGCAATGTATTTGCAAGCCTTGTTATCTTTAGGTTTTTTTGGATTTGGGGCTAAGTTTGGCGATGATCGAGTTTTGCTTGTGTTTTCTTATGTGTTAATGGCATTCCTTCATGCTGTTTTTTTAGGGATTGCTATTTATCGAACAACGATAGGAAAAGCACATCATTATCCATTTAGTTTTTTTCCTCTTTTGTTTTCTTCTAATACAACAAAGGAAAATTGGAGTGAATTAAAGAAAAAATTTGAAGATAAAGTCGAATTTACTGAATACAAATCACAAATGGAAAAGTTAGATGGATTTAGACTTTTGACGGAGAAAGAATCCAAATCACTTACGGATGTAACTCTCCAAGGTTTATGTAATGAATATTTGCATTCCTTGTCTGACCTTCGAGTGAAACTCGCAGAAGACCCATTGTCTTACAGAAAGGCAAAACAGTTTTTAAATTATTTCCCAGAAACTGTTTCTAAAATTATAAATCAATACAATAAAGTAAGTAGCGATGTTGGTTCTTCTGAGTCAGAAAAAAGAAAAACGGAACTTAACTCTTTACTGAGTGAAGTGATCAAAACCACGGAACAAGTCAGAAATAAACTCAAAGCAGATGAAACCCTAAATTTAGATGTTGAGATCACCGCGATGAAGAAAAACATCGAATTTGGTGGGTATTGA
- a CDS encoding inositol monophosphatase family protein, whose amino-acid sequence MQSELLDRSYHFLNFLPTVADFLVQKHKESELKVDEKSLYNLVTEADLKAESMILDEIQKNYPADGILSEERGKIDGNSGYTWVVDPLDGTTNYTHGLPLYGVSVGVVETDTMTPLIGMVFFPELNTYYHAIKGQGAFREKTPIQVSKTASLKDSLFVTGFPYDRNLSLDTLMQYYKSILQKSRGIRRTGAATLDLCWLAEGKFEGYYELGLKPWDMAAAGLIVLEAKGKITSMDGNDFSILIPSLLATNGLVHDYLLAEFEGQINRVVY is encoded by the coding sequence ATGCAATCTGAGTTACTGGATAGATCTTATCATTTTTTAAATTTTCTTCCAACCGTGGCTGACTTCCTTGTTCAGAAACATAAAGAGTCGGAACTAAAGGTAGATGAAAAAAGTTTATATAATCTTGTGACAGAAGCTGATTTAAAAGCTGAGTCTATGATTTTGGATGAGATTCAAAAAAACTATCCTGCTGACGGGATCCTCTCAGAAGAACGAGGGAAAATCGACGGCAATTCTGGATACACTTGGGTTGTCGATCCCCTCGATGGTACTACCAATTACACACATGGCCTACCATTATATGGTGTTTCTGTTGGAGTTGTAGAAACGGATACTATGACTCCACTGATTGGAATGGTTTTTTTTCCGGAACTTAATACCTATTACCATGCAATCAAAGGCCAAGGTGCTTTCCGCGAAAAAACTCCCATCCAAGTTTCTAAAACAGCTTCTTTAAAGGATTCGCTTTTTGTTACTGGATTTCCTTATGATCGGAATTTGTCTTTAGATACACTCATGCAATATTATAAATCCATTCTGCAAAAATCTCGCGGGATTCGCAGAACTGGAGCTGCAACACTCGACTTATGTTGGTTAGCTGAAGGTAAGTTTGAAGGATATTATGAACTTGGATTAAAACCTTGGGATATGGCAGCTGCAGGGCTTATTGTTCTGGAGGCGAAGGGAAAAATCACTTCCATGGATGGTAATGATTTTTCTATTTTGATCCCGAGTTTACTTGCAACCAATGGCCTTGTACACGATTATTTGTTGGCTGAGTTTGAAGGGCAAATCAATCGAGTAGTTTACTAA